In a single window of the Arthrobacter sp. StoSoilA2 genome:
- a CDS encoding glycoside hydrolase family 76 protein: MPTESNPTGQQPPTAEAAVWAIRADEAARSVTHAFGRRLLFLPGTHIGAVSIPPRRFRSVFNPWHYWWQAHYVDCLVDTGRRELATKTRFDGDSRPSAGRLASRLVTTIRLRNFFRFVNNYYDDMAWLALSTLRLEQLAEETRKPGRRRNAYVRRKLTLQFDSASTDDLGGGTFWSTKRDFKNTPATAPVALYFARTDRRERAQALVNWLNSKLLHPQRALYLDGLRIRNGEIVLEDAVYTYNQGPILGALLELGGQENLERAAHLVEAVARELIVPGTQVIHGDGTGDGGLFTGILIRYLALAARDQRLPEATRETAGVLVLSTAGAFWDGRRESGGDPKEPIVVFSSSPLRPATETYPAGAAVELSTQLQAWMALEAAATLEL, from the coding sequence ATGCCCACCGAAAGCAACCCCACCGGCCAGCAACCACCCACAGCGGAGGCAGCAGTGTGGGCGATTCGCGCAGACGAGGCCGCACGGTCCGTGACCCACGCTTTCGGCCGACGGCTGCTCTTCCTTCCGGGTACGCACATCGGCGCCGTCAGCATCCCCCCGCGGCGCTTCCGCAGCGTTTTCAACCCGTGGCATTACTGGTGGCAGGCGCACTACGTGGATTGCCTGGTGGACACCGGACGCCGCGAACTGGCCACCAAAACAAGGTTCGACGGCGACTCCCGCCCGAGCGCGGGACGACTCGCTTCCCGGCTGGTCACCACCATCCGGCTCCGGAACTTCTTCAGGTTCGTCAACAATTACTACGACGACATGGCCTGGCTGGCACTATCCACCCTTCGATTGGAACAACTGGCCGAGGAGACGCGGAAGCCAGGACGCCGCCGAAATGCGTACGTCCGCAGGAAGCTAACGCTGCAATTCGATTCGGCTTCCACGGACGACCTGGGCGGCGGAACGTTCTGGAGTACCAAGCGGGATTTCAAGAACACGCCCGCAACGGCGCCCGTGGCACTCTACTTCGCAAGAACAGATCGCCGCGAGCGGGCTCAAGCCCTGGTGAACTGGCTGAACAGCAAGCTCCTGCACCCGCAACGCGCCCTGTATTTGGATGGACTTCGCATACGGAATGGGGAGATCGTCCTTGAGGACGCGGTCTACACCTACAACCAAGGCCCAATCCTTGGGGCACTTCTGGAACTGGGCGGACAGGAGAACCTGGAGCGTGCCGCCCACTTGGTGGAAGCCGTTGCGAGGGAGCTCATCGTTCCCGGGACGCAGGTAATCCACGGCGATGGAACCGGGGATGGGGGCCTCTTTACCGGCATCCTGATCCGGTACCTGGCTCTCGCGGCCAGGGATCAGCGCCTGCCGGAAGCAACCCGCGAAACAGCCGGGGTCCTCGTTCTCAGCACAGCCGGGGCCTTCTGGGATGGCCGCCGGGAGTCCGGCGGTGATCCCAAAGAACCAATCGTCGTTTTCTCCTCCAGCCCACTGCGTCCGGCCACGGAGACGTATCCGGCGGGGGCCGCCGTCGAGCTCTCCACCCAACTGCAGGCATGGATGGCGCTGGAGGCTGCGGCCACGCTGGAGCTTTAG
- a CDS encoding SDR family NAD(P)-dependent oxidoreductase translates to MDIKGTVALVTGGASGLGAATAKRLFDGGASVVLVDLPNSAGEDYAAELNAIGSAVGPNAVGSASGDAGPRAVFAPADVTNEAQVQAAVDAAASLGTLRIVVNCAGIATPGKVLGREGVLPLETFNKVIQINLVGTFNVIRLAAAAMVESEPVSTELGGPERGVIINTASVAAFEGQIGQPAYAASKGAVAAMTLPLAREFARSLIRVATIAPGIFETPMMAGLPQAAQESLGQQVPHPARLGRAAEYANLAAHIVENAMLNGETIRLDGAIRMGLK, encoded by the coding sequence ATGGACATCAAGGGCACGGTCGCGCTGGTCACCGGCGGGGCGTCAGGCTTGGGCGCGGCAACCGCCAAACGCTTGTTCGACGGCGGAGCGTCGGTGGTGCTGGTGGACTTGCCAAACTCTGCCGGGGAAGATTATGCGGCGGAGTTGAACGCCATTGGCTCGGCGGTTGGCCCGAATGCGGTAGGTTCCGCCAGCGGCGATGCGGGTCCGCGGGCCGTCTTCGCCCCCGCCGACGTAACCAACGAAGCCCAGGTCCAGGCCGCCGTCGACGCCGCTGCTTCACTGGGAACCCTGCGAATAGTCGTTAACTGCGCCGGCATCGCGACGCCGGGCAAGGTCCTGGGCCGCGAGGGTGTTCTGCCGCTCGAGACATTTAACAAAGTCATCCAGATCAACCTCGTCGGAACCTTCAACGTCATCCGTTTGGCAGCTGCGGCCATGGTGGAAAGCGAGCCGGTTTCCACTGAATTGGGCGGCCCCGAACGCGGAGTCATTATCAACACGGCGTCCGTCGCCGCTTTCGAAGGGCAGATCGGCCAGCCTGCCTATGCCGCGTCCAAAGGTGCGGTTGCGGCGATGACATTGCCCTTGGCGCGCGAGTTCGCCCGCTCGCTGATCCGGGTTGCCACTATTGCCCCCGGCATCTTCGAGACCCCAATGATGGCCGGATTGCCGCAGGCTGCCCAGGAGTCACTCGGCCAGCAGGTACCTCACCCTGCACGGCTTGGCCGCGCGGCCGAATACGCCAATCTAGCCGCACACATCGTCGAGAATGCGATGCTGAACGGCGAGACGATCCGGCTGGACGGCGCCATCCGCATGGGTCTGAAATGA
- a CDS encoding acyl-CoA dehydrogenase family protein has product MGDYSGGPTTAALVGQVPASVADLPTADFFDFESLLSVQEQRKLNELRSFLASEIAPYAGQWWDKAEFPEQILPKLAALRLSAPAQRGYTHLFAGLVIAEMTRVDTSIATFFMVHHDLFVESLYDFGSDAQQDKYLDDASNLRTTGAFALTEPEHGSDVAGGMQTTARRVERAASDGGDYWVINGAKRWIGNGTFCDYMLVWAKDESDGAVRAFIVDASLPGITRSRIENKIALRTVQNADILFDDVHVAESDRFAGISSFSDTNHLLRGSRIMVAWQAVGQQLAAFDVARQYAVERLQFGKPLARFQLIQQHLVDMLGNAVASMGMMVRIAQLQEGISRDAQGVRHGGADMAQVALAKAYCSARMRESVALGRSILGGNGIVTDYKIAKIFADAEAIFTYEGSYEINSLIVGRAVTGVSAIV; this is encoded by the coding sequence ATGGGCGACTACAGCGGTGGGCCGACTACTGCGGCTTTGGTGGGTCAGGTACCAGCATCTGTGGCGGACCTGCCTACGGCTGACTTCTTCGACTTTGAATCTCTCCTAAGCGTCCAGGAACAGCGGAAACTCAACGAGCTCCGTTCCTTCCTTGCCTCCGAGATCGCCCCCTACGCAGGGCAGTGGTGGGACAAGGCCGAGTTCCCCGAACAGATCCTGCCCAAGCTCGCGGCCCTTCGCCTCAGTGCTCCGGCCCAGCGCGGTTACACACATTTGTTCGCCGGGCTGGTCATAGCCGAGATGACGCGCGTGGACACCTCCATCGCGACGTTCTTCATGGTCCACCACGATCTCTTCGTTGAGTCGCTCTACGACTTTGGCAGCGACGCCCAACAGGACAAATACCTCGACGACGCCTCGAACCTCCGCACTACAGGCGCCTTCGCGCTCACCGAACCAGAGCATGGGTCCGACGTCGCGGGCGGCATGCAGACCACAGCCCGGCGTGTGGAAAGAGCGGCGTCGGACGGCGGCGATTACTGGGTGATCAACGGCGCCAAGCGCTGGATCGGCAATGGGACGTTCTGCGACTACATGCTGGTGTGGGCCAAGGACGAAAGCGACGGCGCCGTTCGGGCATTCATCGTGGACGCCTCCTTGCCAGGCATCACCCGGAGCCGGATCGAGAACAAGATCGCGCTCCGAACTGTGCAGAACGCCGACATTCTCTTCGACGACGTCCACGTCGCGGAATCAGACCGTTTCGCCGGAATCAGCAGTTTCTCGGATACGAACCACCTCTTGCGTGGCTCACGGATCATGGTTGCCTGGCAGGCGGTCGGCCAGCAGTTGGCAGCCTTCGATGTCGCGCGGCAATATGCGGTGGAACGGCTGCAGTTCGGTAAACCCCTTGCCAGGTTCCAGCTGATCCAGCAGCACCTGGTAGATATGCTCGGCAACGCCGTGGCGAGCATGGGGATGATGGTGCGGATCGCCCAACTACAGGAGGGCATTTCCCGGGACGCGCAGGGTGTCCGGCACGGCGGTGCCGACATGGCCCAGGTGGCCCTGGCAAAGGCATACTGCAGTGCACGGATGCGTGAAAGCGTGGCCTTGGGCCGCTCCATCCTGGGCGGAAACGGCATCGTCACCGACTACAAAATCGCGAAGATCTTTGCCGACGCCGAGGCCATCTTCACCTATGAGGGCTCATACGAGATCAACTCGTTGATCGTGGGCCGTGCCGTAACGGGCGTCTCCGCCATCGTGTAG
- a CDS encoding DUF1684 domain-containing protein, giving the protein MSSPTTATDAQLARWERFRASRNAALASDHGWLTLTSFQWLESEPSEVEFAPGLWSTDGTTATLTATRGDGLTLVESGESVDGTVTATLQDEESLMWVQYGGEDGKQVVVELAMRADKYAIRTRDAGSPVFTDFAGVPTYDYNPDWVIQGRFEPYDQPVDVPIGTANPLVDGVHRSVGEVVFRVPGVAHEVRLHAEEEKLGALNVTFHDETNGDTTDEWRKVFIPRPRPDGSVVIDFNRAINYPSAFTPYGTCPMPVRGNSIDVRVEAGEKIPQE; this is encoded by the coding sequence ATGAGCTCGCCCACCACTGCAACAGATGCCCAGCTTGCCCGTTGGGAGCGGTTCCGAGCGTCTCGGAACGCAGCACTGGCCTCCGATCACGGCTGGCTGACGCTGACCTCGTTTCAGTGGCTCGAGTCGGAGCCCTCGGAAGTTGAGTTTGCTCCGGGGCTGTGGTCAACGGACGGCACGACTGCAACCCTCACGGCCACCAGAGGGGATGGCCTGACCCTCGTTGAGAGCGGGGAAAGCGTTGATGGCACAGTGACGGCGACCCTGCAGGATGAAGAGTCCCTCATGTGGGTGCAGTACGGCGGCGAGGACGGGAAGCAGGTGGTGGTGGAGCTTGCGATGCGCGCGGATAAGTATGCCATCCGGACCAGGGACGCGGGCTCGCCCGTTTTTACGGACTTCGCTGGGGTTCCCACCTACGACTACAACCCGGACTGGGTGATTCAGGGTCGGTTCGAACCCTATGACCAGCCGGTGGATGTACCCATTGGAACGGCCAACCCCTTGGTGGACGGCGTCCATCGTTCGGTCGGGGAGGTGGTGTTCCGGGTTCCCGGCGTTGCCCATGAAGTTCGCCTCCACGCCGAGGAAGAGAAACTCGGTGCCTTGAACGTGACGTTCCACGATGAGACCAACGGCGACACCACGGATGAATGGCGGAAGGTTTTCATCCCCCGCCCACGCCCGGATGGATCCGTGGTGATCGATTTCAACCGCGCCATCAACTATCCCAGCGCTTTTACCCCTTACGGCACCTGCCCCATGCCGGTCCGCGGAAATTCCATCGATGTCCGTGTTGAGGCTGGCGAAAAGATCCCTCAGGAGTAG
- a CDS encoding sigma-70 family RNA polymerase sigma factor, giving the protein MASGTGTDNASSAGVESDGHLIGLVRGGDMSAFDELYERHVSVASTVARRNVDNPSDAEDVVAEAFQAVLQSLVAGRGPDNFFRAYLLSTVTRLSHHRNRKAGRSLPSSDDAILDRTMPEPDAVVKAFESHTVAKAFRALPERWQAVLWYLDVERMKPAAVAPLLGLSANAVSALALRAREGLRRQYLQAHVAEALDSDCAGFASKLGTFIRGGLSRIAERKMRQHLNGCSKCTLALSELKDVQGTMRAVLIPLVTGIPLATLAAKGAGLGVLGGLVPIKAAIVVPAIGQPAVMAMVAVAGLGLALGAVGIVGRLTPDVPMEQLAVETSSSRQESFIGTPAPVPTSNPSPALPGSPVAGEPSPSNVASEPSAAAPEPLVAAPAPSGVESQPSPQQFVPSPVPASPAATALPASLVAVTASVRIPKDRGSGMTAMEVDFGIGGSQSLGPAKAVFSVEMDARIQESSLLAPEGWSCSMEGRTAVTCITASARRSDLHFQVSAESKRKKGAGVLTYSLSGSGLAAGEFVHKY; this is encoded by the coding sequence ATGGCATCCGGGACAGGTACCGACAACGCTTCCAGCGCAGGAGTTGAGAGCGATGGTCATCTTATCGGGTTGGTGCGCGGCGGTGACATGTCCGCATTCGATGAACTGTATGAACGCCATGTGTCTGTCGCGTCCACAGTGGCCCGGCGAAACGTGGACAATCCAAGTGATGCCGAGGATGTTGTGGCCGAGGCTTTCCAAGCCGTATTGCAGAGCCTCGTTGCGGGACGGGGGCCGGACAACTTCTTCAGGGCCTATCTGCTGTCCACTGTCACCCGCCTGTCACATCATCGGAACCGGAAGGCCGGGCGGTCGCTGCCCAGTAGCGACGACGCCATTCTTGACCGTACGATGCCGGAACCCGATGCCGTAGTCAAAGCCTTCGAATCCCATACGGTTGCAAAGGCATTTCGCGCCCTTCCAGAGCGGTGGCAGGCGGTGCTTTGGTATCTGGACGTGGAAAGAATGAAGCCAGCGGCGGTGGCACCACTCCTGGGTCTGTCCGCGAATGCCGTGTCAGCACTGGCGCTCCGGGCACGGGAAGGCCTGAGGCGGCAATACCTGCAAGCCCACGTGGCGGAAGCACTCGACAGTGACTGCGCTGGATTCGCATCGAAACTCGGTACATTCATTCGAGGAGGACTGTCAAGGATTGCTGAACGCAAGATGCGTCAACACCTTAATGGTTGCTCGAAATGCACCCTTGCCCTCTCGGAACTAAAGGACGTTCAGGGAACCATGAGGGCTGTGCTTATCCCGCTCGTGACCGGCATACCTCTCGCCACCTTGGCAGCTAAGGGTGCCGGACTGGGTGTCTTGGGAGGGCTGGTCCCCATCAAGGCGGCGATAGTGGTGCCGGCTATTGGGCAACCAGCGGTAATGGCCATGGTTGCGGTGGCAGGATTGGGCCTCGCTCTAGGCGCGGTGGGAATCGTTGGTCGCTTGACGCCGGATGTCCCCATGGAGCAGTTGGCCGTTGAAACGAGTTCCTCCCGTCAGGAATCTTTCATCGGGACCCCGGCTCCGGTGCCCACGTCGAATCCAAGCCCGGCGTTGCCCGGTTCGCCAGTTGCGGGTGAGCCGTCACCGTCGAACGTCGCGTCTGAACCGTCCGCCGCCGCGCCCGAACCCTTGGTCGCTGCCCCGGCACCTTCTGGCGTGGAATCCCAGCCGTCGCCTCAACAGTTTGTTCCATCGCCCGTCCCCGCCTCACCAGCTGCAACAGCCCTGCCCGCGTCACTTGTGGCGGTGACAGCGTCGGTGCGGATACCCAAGGACCGTGGTTCCGGCATGACGGCCATGGAGGTGGATTTTGGGATCGGCGGCTCACAGTCCCTGGGGCCGGCCAAAGCCGTGTTCTCAGTAGAAATGGATGCACGGATCCAGGAGAGTTCGCTGCTTGCTCCGGAAGGGTGGTCCTGCTCCATGGAGGGGCGGACAGCCGTCACCTGCATCACAGCTTCGGCACGGCGGAGCGATCTCCATTTTCAGGTTTCCGCCGAATCCAAGCGTAAAAAGGGCGCCGGTGTCCTGACATATTCCTTGAGTGGGAGTGGCCTCGCAGCGGGCGAATTTGTGCACAAATACTGA
- a CDS encoding PIG-L deacetylase family protein: protein MKATLLAVAGLLGTLAAVWALAPIGQNWFVRRFSSPHGLRWAMASLGALLLLSLVGCAMEPAHRPWLEIVVLLAGAGLIVGFLVAPAFRIHHGVASQPRRVLAIGAHPDDLELACGATLAKLADAGHEVRTMVMSSGGKGGDSAIRLTEAASGSDFMGASKVHVHDFTDTSLAEHGDEMVQAIEVVMGDFRPDVVITHSRNDYHQDHQAVHSATMRAARQHSSILCFESPSSTRQFDPSVFVDIAGYVDVKIHAVAMHRNQKGKPYMSAERVRSLAAFRGSQVKTTYAEGFEPVRLLGSAVGEF from the coding sequence ATGAAAGCAACGTTGTTGGCCGTTGCAGGCTTGCTGGGCACGTTGGCGGCGGTTTGGGCTTTGGCCCCGATCGGTCAAAACTGGTTCGTCCGCAGGTTCAGCTCGCCGCATGGCCTCCGATGGGCCATGGCAAGTTTGGGCGCCCTGTTGCTGCTGTCACTGGTGGGATGCGCAATGGAGCCGGCGCACCGCCCGTGGCTTGAGATCGTAGTCCTTCTCGCAGGAGCCGGGTTGATTGTGGGCTTTCTTGTCGCGCCCGCCTTCAGGATTCATCATGGTGTGGCCTCGCAGCCCCGAAGGGTGCTGGCCATAGGAGCCCACCCTGACGATCTGGAATTGGCTTGCGGTGCCACCCTCGCCAAATTGGCCGATGCCGGCCATGAAGTCCGAACCATGGTGATGAGCTCGGGGGGAAAGGGTGGAGACAGTGCCATCCGTTTGACCGAAGCCGCGTCAGGCTCGGATTTCATGGGCGCCTCCAAAGTCCATGTCCACGACTTTACGGACACCAGCCTCGCCGAACATGGGGATGAAATGGTCCAGGCGATTGAGGTCGTGATGGGCGATTTTCGCCCCGACGTTGTGATTACCCATTCCCGTAACGATTACCACCAGGACCATCAGGCCGTACACAGTGCGACTATGCGGGCGGCCCGCCAGCACTCCTCCATCCTGTGCTTCGAGAGTCCTTCATCCACACGTCAGTTCGATCCCAGCGTCTTCGTGGATATCGCGGGGTATGTGGACGTAAAGATTCACGCCGTTGCCATGCACCGGAACCAAAAGGGCAAGCCTTACATGAGTGCAGAAAGAGTACGGAGCCTCGCAGCGTTCAGGGGCTCGCAAGTAAAGACGACATACGCAGAGGGTTTCGAACCTGTTCGGCTGCTTGGCTCTGCCGTAGGGGAGTTCTGA
- a CDS encoding ATP-grasp domain-containing protein: MVRVLVTGVGGPAGSSLARQLRELGHWVLGVDMQAVNGSAAHMVSLVSASSSPDYLWELRGLAGVHAIDLVVPTVSDELVLVSEARQGFAPNVEVLIADPAPVRTANDKFLTMGCLANAGVAVPDFGLPGDFASVNQAMARLGGSLVVKPRISRGGRGVQVLEKAADGGRNAAHVWSSLDDSWIVQRFAPGTEYAPVVLHHRPEPGQDDLVVVLEKTELKEGRVGNAVSVRRIEGAGSADVAQLADSAVTALGLTGPIDVDVRRLQDGSPVVLEINARFGANSAFAPELLENVLGRYVAGRLTGRRA; this comes from the coding sequence ATGGTTCGGGTACTCGTAACAGGCGTCGGAGGACCAGCTGGCTCCTCCTTGGCGCGCCAGCTAAGAGAACTGGGACATTGGGTCCTGGGCGTTGATATGCAAGCAGTGAACGGTTCCGCGGCTCACATGGTCTCCTTGGTATCGGCCTCCAGCTCTCCCGACTATCTCTGGGAACTGCGGGGACTCGCGGGCGTCCATGCCATCGATCTTGTGGTGCCCACCGTCAGCGATGAACTCGTCCTGGTTTCCGAAGCCAGGCAAGGCTTCGCTCCTAATGTCGAGGTCCTTATTGCGGACCCCGCACCCGTTCGAACCGCGAATGACAAATTCCTCACCATGGGGTGCCTTGCAAATGCAGGCGTCGCTGTCCCGGATTTCGGGCTGCCCGGCGATTTCGCCTCTGTCAATCAGGCGATGGCGCGGCTAGGGGGATCCCTGGTGGTCAAGCCTCGGATTTCGCGCGGCGGACGCGGGGTGCAGGTACTGGAAAAGGCTGCCGACGGCGGCCGGAACGCCGCCCACGTCTGGTCCTCCTTGGACGATTCCTGGATTGTGCAACGATTCGCGCCTGGAACGGAGTACGCGCCCGTGGTCCTCCACCACAGGCCTGAGCCGGGTCAGGACGATCTTGTGGTGGTGCTGGAGAAGACAGAACTCAAAGAGGGACGCGTGGGCAACGCCGTGTCCGTCAGGAGGATCGAGGGAGCCGGGAGTGCCGACGTTGCTCAATTGGCTGATTCAGCCGTGACCGCGCTCGGGTTGACAGGGCCCATCGACGTGGACGTGCGCCGCCTGCAGGACGGAAGCCCGGTGGTACTGGAGATCAACGCGAGGTTCGGTGCAAACAGTGCGTTCGCCCCCGAACTCCTGGAGAACGTCCTGGGCCGATATGTTGCCGGTCGATTGACCGGAAGGCGTGCGTGA
- a CDS encoding glycosyltransferase family 2 protein, whose product MTPLDAALAFVQVGGVLILSFGVVKIVYVPLALYFNRLYRSNSARHRYSVITDRPLVSVIVPGYNEAVVITSCVESILASRYLRLEVILVDDGSTDSTASIMAGLADQYDRVRFLSQTNAGKGAALNYGIAKAKGDILMFVDADGIFAPDTLMRMLEGFDHTKVGAVCGDDRPVNLNRVQTMMLAVLSHVGTGLVRRALSLLHCLPIVSGNIGAFRRDVVQLVGGFHEDTLGEDLELTWRVYKAGYRVRFQPSALVYAESPSTMGGLWRQRVRWSRGLLQTLRMHIGMLGRRRYGLFGMFLLFNAITMVVIPVLQLAILAVLPFLYLAGSGPVPGEVLAILGWLGLFVSLALIVFSIGLNRSWKDLRFLWTLPLWPLYSVFVGLALASAIIKEIRGSPAVWNKLQRTGVISITATESGPRYEAGV is encoded by the coding sequence GTGACACCTCTTGATGCTGCCCTGGCGTTTGTCCAGGTTGGAGGCGTGCTGATTCTCAGTTTCGGTGTGGTCAAAATCGTCTACGTTCCATTGGCCTTGTATTTCAACCGGCTTTACCGTTCCAACTCCGCCAGGCATCGCTATTCCGTCATCACTGACCGGCCCTTGGTCTCTGTGATCGTGCCCGGCTATAACGAGGCCGTGGTGATCACCAGTTGCGTCGAGTCGATACTTGCCAGCCGCTATTTACGCCTGGAAGTGATTCTGGTGGACGACGGTTCCACTGATTCCACCGCCAGCATCATGGCAGGGCTTGCAGATCAATATGATCGGGTCCGGTTTCTCTCCCAAACGAACGCAGGGAAGGGGGCTGCGCTCAACTATGGCATCGCCAAGGCCAAGGGAGACATCCTGATGTTTGTCGACGCCGACGGGATTTTTGCCCCCGACACCCTGATGCGCATGCTCGAGGGTTTTGATCACACCAAGGTAGGAGCGGTATGCGGCGACGACCGGCCGGTTAACCTGAATCGCGTTCAAACGATGATGCTTGCCGTCCTAAGCCACGTCGGGACAGGCCTGGTCCGCAGGGCCTTGTCCTTGCTGCATTGCCTGCCGATCGTCTCCGGGAACATAGGTGCCTTCCGCCGTGACGTAGTCCAGCTGGTAGGCGGTTTTCACGAGGACACGCTCGGTGAGGATCTTGAGCTCACTTGGCGTGTCTACAAGGCCGGCTACCGGGTGAGGTTCCAGCCCTCAGCCCTGGTCTATGCCGAGTCGCCGTCAACGATGGGCGGATTGTGGCGGCAGCGCGTGCGGTGGTCGCGGGGCTTGCTTCAGACGCTCCGGATGCATATCGGTATGCTGGGCCGGCGGCGTTACGGGCTGTTTGGCATGTTTCTTTTGTTCAACGCCATCACCATGGTGGTGATCCCTGTGCTGCAACTTGCCATCTTGGCTGTGCTGCCGTTCCTGTACCTCGCTGGTTCTGGTCCGGTACCCGGTGAAGTCCTCGCCATTCTTGGCTGGTTGGGACTGTTTGTGTCCCTGGCGCTAATTGTCTTCTCCATTGGCCTCAACCGTTCATGGAAGGACCTTCGTTTTCTATGGACGCTGCCCCTGTGGCCCCTGTATTCGGTATTCGTTGGCCTGGCTTTAGCCAGCGCAATCATCAAGGAGATCCGCGGCAGCCCTGCCGTCTGGAACAAGTTGCAACGGACGGGCGTCATTTCCATAACTGCCACAGAATCCGGCCCCCGCTACGAGGCAGGGGTATGA